The stretch of DNA TATATACGTCCGCGTCCCAGTCTTTTCCTTCATTTGCCATAATTCCGATTTTTAAATCTTTTATCGCAACTTTATCAGAAGATGAAAAAGAAAACGACTTTCTTTTTGCAGAGGTACTATCATTTGAATCGAATCCAGAAATTACTTCTAAAATATCGGAAATACCTGTCGGATCATTGGATATTGGACCAATCTGATCTAAACTCGATGCGTAAGCCACAAGTCCATAACGAGACACAGTACCATAAGTCGGTTTTAAACCCCACACTCCACAAAGCGATGCCGGCTGACGTATAGAGCCTCCAGTATCAGAGCCTAATGCAATAGGAAGCATTGAAGCTGCCACCGATGCTGCCGAGCCACCACTGGATCCACCCGGAATTCTTGTAGTATCAAACGGATTTTTAGTAATCTGGAATGCAGAATTTTCTGTCGAAGACCCCATTGCAAATTCATCCATATTCAGTCTTGGAAAAAGTACAAGCCCCTTTTCTTTTAACTTGGTTATAGCAGTTGCATCGTACGGAGAAATAAAATTTTCTAAAATCTTAGAGGCACAAGTAGTTTTTACTCCTTGAATACATATATTGTCTTTTATTCCTATCGGAATCCCATCCAATTCAGAAAGTGGCTTTCCAGAACTTCTCCTCTGGTCACTCAATTTCGCCTGACGCATAATTTCTTCAAAATTCATTTCTAAAAAAGCGTTTATCTTTGGTTCTACTTCTTCAATTCTTTTCAGGTAGATTTTGCAAACTTCTTCAGAGGAAATCTTTTTCTCATTTAGATTTTTTTTGATTTCGGAATATTTCATAAAATTCATGTTTCAATCACCCTTGGAACTACAATATATCCATTCTCAAACTTTGGTGCAAAAGAAGAAATGGAATCTCTTGTTAAAGTATTTTGCACCTCATCCAATCTCAAAGAATTTTCATGATTCAGATAAATTTCATCCATGTCCATATCAGTCACATTCAACTCTTTTACTGAATCCACATAACTTACGATACTATTGAAGTCTTCCAAAAACGAAGAAATTTCTCCTTCGCCAATTTTCAATTTTGCAAGATTTGCAATTTCTAATAATTCTTTTTTATTCATCTTTATCCTCTAATACGCATTTTTACTTAACATTCCTTTCAATGGAGTGAGTAGTACAATTTTCAAATCGAATAAAAGCGACCAATTTTCAATATAGAAAATATCTGCCTCGATTCTTTCTTCAATTGAAGTATCTCCCCTAAGCCCATTTATCTGTGCCCAACCTGTTATTCCTGCTTTCACTGCGTGACGGCGCATGTATTGGGTGTGTTTTTTCTTGAACTCTTCTACATAAAAAGGTCTTTCAGGTCTTGGACCTACTACAGACATACTTCCCATGAACACATTGAAAAACTGAGGAGTTTCATCCAACGATAATTTTCTTAAAATTTGACCAATCGGTGTGACTCTTGGATCATTTTTTGTAGTCCAAACTGTATCTGATTTTTGTTTATCTTGCACATACATAGATCGAAATTTCAACATAAAGAATTTCTTATTATCAAGTCCCACTCTTTCTTGTCGTATAAAAATCTCTCCTTTAGATGAAAGTTTGACAAGTAGAGCAATCAAAACATAAAATGGAGAAAAGAAAAGTATGAACATGGAAGAAAAAATAAAATCAAACGTTCTTTTGATAAATCGGTTATAACCGAGACGAATCGGAATATTTCTAATAGAGATTATAGGCAAGCCCTCAATGTCCTCTACTCTCCCCTTTGCGGTTATGAACTCCGTAAAGTCAGGAATAATTTTCAAATCCACATTTTCAAAGTCACATATTTCAATTATACTTTTTAGATACTCGCCTTCTTTTAGATTTAGCGCATAAACAAAAAGATCGGGCTTGTGCTCTTTGATAATTTTTTCGATATCCTTAACACTTCCGAGCACCTTCAGATCGACTCCCTTAGGTAGAGAAGACTTAGACCTAAGAAGTCCTTCTACCTTGTAACCATAGATATTGTGTTTTTTAATAATCTCTGCAAAACGAATGGCAGATTTCCCTGTTCCGATAATAATTACTTTTCTAAGATTGTACCCTCTTTTTCTTAAATTCTTCAGGATACCCCTCATTACTGAATGAATAAAACTCGTCACTACAATATTGATTACCGTATAATAAATGATTACAAGCCTTGAAAAACTTTCCTTTCGGAAAAAAAATAAAAGAGAAAGTATAATAAGCAGATTCAACAAAACCCCGCTTACAATCGCTAAAAACTCATCTAAGATAGAAAGCCCTCTTCTAGGGTGATACAAATCAATAGAAATAAAAGCAGCCACTTGAGTAATCGCAAGGGTAACGCCGAGTAAAGCGTAATTAGAAATATCTATAATTCCGATATAGAAAAAAGATTCATCTTGAACAAAGTAACGTATAGCAAAAGCGATACCAAAACTAATAATAGAACTCAATAAATCAATTCCTACAAATAAAACTTTAAAAGATTGACTTCTCTCTTTTAGCATATTAATAAGCCTCCGATGTAATAGATGATTTTTGTCCGACCTGCAAAGGTTTTTTTCTGAATCTGTAAAGCCTCGACCTTGTGGACTCTGTAGAATCTCCTTGCCCAAGGTTGACATTGATTAGAGATATTGTAAAAAATACAGATTGGTCGTAGAATATAACTTGGTTGTCAAAGGAAGAACCACCCGCAATAGATCGAAGATCCATACTGTAACCAAGTCTATACTCCCAATTA from Leptospiraceae bacterium encodes:
- a CDS encoding undecaprenyl-phosphate glucose phosphotransferase → MLKERSQSFKVLFVGIDLLSSIISFGIAFAIRYFVQDESFFYIGIIDISNYALLGVTLAITQVAAFISIDLYHPRRGLSILDEFLAIVSGVLLNLLIILSLLFFFRKESFSRLVIIYYTVINIVVTSFIHSVMRGILKNLRKRGYNLRKVIIIGTGKSAIRFAEIIKKHNIYGYKVEGLLRSKSSLPKGVDLKVLGSVKDIEKIIKEHKPDLFVYALNLKEGEYLKSIIEICDFENVDLKIIPDFTEFITAKGRVEDIEGLPIISIRNIPIRLGYNRFIKRTFDFIFSSMFILFFSPFYVLIALLVKLSSKGEIFIRQERVGLDNKKFFMLKFRSMYVQDKQKSDTVWTTKNDPRVTPIGQILRKLSLDETPQFFNVFMGSMSVVGPRPERPFYVEEFKKKHTQYMRRHAVKAGITGWAQINGLRGDTSIEERIEADIFYIENWSLLFDLKIVLLTPLKGMLSKNAY
- the gatC gene encoding Asp-tRNA(Asn)/Glu-tRNA(Gln) amidotransferase subunit GatC; this translates as MKMNKKELLEIANLAKLKIGEGEISSFLEDFNSIVSYVDSVKELNVTDMDMDEIYLNHENSLRLDEVQNTLTRDSISSFAPKFENGYIVVPRVIET
- the gatA gene encoding Asp-tRNA(Asn)/Glu-tRNA(Gln) amidotransferase subunit GatA: MNFMKYSEIKKNLNEKKISSEEVCKIYLKRIEEVEPKINAFLEMNFEEIMRQAKLSDQRRSSGKPLSELDGIPIGIKDNICIQGVKTTCASKILENFISPYDATAITKLKEKGLVLFPRLNMDEFAMGSSTENSAFQITKNPFDTTRIPGGSSGGSAASVAASMLPIALGSDTGGSIRQPASLCGVWGLKPTYGTVSRYGLVAYASSLDQIGPISNDPTGISDILEVISGFDSNDSTSAKRKSFSFSSSDKVAIKDLKIGIMANEGKDWDADVYKEFQRAIEILKKSGAKIYELDFSLHSYSIPIYYLIATAECSSNLSRFDGIRFGLRKESSKLEDLYLDSRTEGFGKEVKRRIILGTFALSSGYYEAYYGKALAARRVIRKNYKDFFEKVDFILQPTSPTTAFKIGEKTKDPIQMYKADIMTTSVNLAGIGAISIPLGKDSKGLPIGLQISADSFQEGRLLSFVNELDRLGEFMIELPRTIQ